The DNA window GTCGTCTTCAACCAGAATGATCATTTGCATGATGATGTCCGCGCGTAGGGTCGGACTGCGCTCGGCAATCAGCAGGGCAGGCAAGCCGGACTCCATCAGCGCGTGCTTGATGTCCTGGCCAATACTGATCCGGTTGCTGCACAGTTCCGGCTCATTCCCGGCATTCAGGGTGAAGTCCCGGTCGGTGATCAGCAGGTCGATGTACAATTCGTCAGCCATACATTTCCTGATATTCCTGAAGCTGTTGCGGAGACAGT is part of the Serratia quinivorans genome and encodes:
- a CDS encoding Protein of uncharacterised function (DUF2590); amino-acid sequence: MADELYIDLLITDRDFTLNAGNEPELCSNRISIGQDIKHALMESGLPALLIAERSPTLRADIIMQMIILVEDDARLVPGQIYINEESSTRLTILAETYEFGPIDAGITYGD